The Plasmodium vivax chromosome 13, whole genome shotgun sequence nucleotide sequence GAAGGGCTATTTCTCGTCACTTCTTTTTGATGACACTTCTTGTTGACGGCACTTCTTGTTGACGGCACTTCTTTTTCAACTCATTTCTTTTCCACCCCTTTCACGCTGCACAAATTCGCCCGTGCAGCAGCCGCTTGACGCGGCCGATGTGCTCCTCCCCGTAGTAGGACCAGCAAACGATCCACCTGGTTATTCTGCCGGTGTAGGACTCGAAAATTCGATGCTGCGCTATGTGCACCGGGAAGGAACACCCCTGCACCTTCTGCAAACGGAGGTGCTCATCAAAATGCATGTCATTCCGTGTAAGGGCATCCAGAAAATTCACTTGTTTTTTGTTATCCATGGTGTACAATCGCATAGACtttattatttccttttttattaatttcacatttttaaatttggaGACCATGGTGGTGAACCAGACTACGTTGTAAAAGTAGGAGCTACTTTCCTTAATCATATTTAGGACAAAGCCGTATTCTCCCCCGATACAGTTGCCAGGTATGTCGCTTTGCATTTGTCCTTTTTGCAGCCCCTCATCCACTTCTTTCATCCCACCGAGATGTTCCTCCTCACTATTGTAGGTCGCACCGAGGGAGCAGTTGTTCTCTAGATAATCATCACAATTCGCCAGGCGAGACTTATCCGTATCTGCTCCAATGTGCTCACTACGTGTACTACGTACTGTTTTATCCTCTTCCGCGGAGCCAAACTCATCGTCGACCTTCTGCAACTCCGTAGGTGCAACTTGTTCGGCGTCAAAATAAACCACTTCGTTCACGTGGGCCCGGATGTTCCGAAAGGGGTTTCTGTTAACTTCATCCAAGGAACTGTAAAATGGCGGGTTACAaacggtgaaaaaaaaaaagtctttaTCATTTACAAcgttattaaatattttcctaGGGTCCTTTTGATACTTGAGCACTACGCTGCTTTCTTTGTTATTCagtaaaatgtttaaatagcaaaattttaatgagtCTAAATTTACGTCTACCCCTACGAAGGACCAATTGTAAATGCAGTTCCCGAGTAGTGGGTATATGCAGTTTGAGCCCACCCCAATGTCTAGTACTTTTATTTGGCTGCCGCGCAGTAGAGCGTCCTTCTCCTCGCCATTGGTCTGCTGCGTAGGTGGTGCCCATTCGTCCAGCTGTTCCAAAGGGAGAACGCTAGCCCGTTCACTCGGATGAGCACCATGGTTGGCCCCTTCGGAGGCCCCCTCCCCGGGAAGCCTCGGCAGCGCAGTCAAGTCGGCTATATAGTGCATGTAATTAGCCCTGCCAGGAATGTTTGGACACAGGTAGTTTTTCTTGCCCCTACTTTCCTCCTCTATGGAGGTACTCTCGTTCATCAGCACACACTCTTCCCTTTCACTTTGCAAATTCAGTAGCATGTGGTTGTACTCATTATACATGATAAAGAGGGTGTTCTTAAACTGGGCCAGATCACTCACTTGAGCAGTAACGTAGTCGCCATCTTCTCCCTTCGATACTACAGTTATGTGTTCTAGGGTCCCATCGAGCGCTTTGCATTGTACATAAGGCAAATAAAAGTTTAGGTCGTAGTACTCCTTCAGGGTGGCTTTACTGAGGAAGTAGATGGCTAGagattttccaaaattgtaaaataatttcccaCTATTAtttttgcgtaaaaatatgtttagaAAGGTATGttttttgcttaattcttcaaaattggTGAAGACgctattttgtaaatttcttTCATGCATCATTTTGGTGTCCCTACCGTTGTGTTGGGGATTGCCACTCTGCCTTCTGTGTGTTGGGCTATATTTTGGCCCACCTCTATGGGCTTCCCCTGCCCCTCTGCGATGGGGTcccttttgaatttttctattttggaCCATTATGGGGGACGGTACATGCGTTTTTTTACCGCTACTTAAGAGGCGTGTGAAAGGGCGTGTGGAGGGCTTCTTACTGGACTATTTTACGTAACATTTGCTCGTCTGAGGGGGGGACTAAAATGGACGATCGGACAAACTACACAGCGGTTAGAACGAAAAATGAAGTGGAAAGAACGCCGTGGccaacaaattaaaaactgtGCAAGGcttccacagggggggggatcTCCAACAATGGCGAGATccatcacaaaaaaaaaaaacgtgcatATGGTGGCACACAAAAATTGCCACCGAGTGGCGAGCAGGAACCGCGCAGAAAGGGGCACCCCAAATGGGACACAAAAATTGCCCACCGAATGGCGAGCAGGAACCGCGCAGAAAGGGGCACCCCAAATGGGACACAAAAATTGCCCACCGAATGGCGAGCAGGAACCGCGCAGAAGGGGCACCCCAAATGGCACGCAGACGTCCCGCAGACGGCCCGCTCCACCATTCGCTACTAACCGAGTGACCCCTATTTCTAGTCCCCCTCGAGGGAAAACTCGTAGGAGTAATTGCTTATGATAATCCGATCGCCCTCCCTCGCACCCACATTTTTCAGCTTAACATTTATGTTCAAATGATCTACTATTTTGGCAAAAATTTTTGCCGTGTcacttttggaaaaattaaaaatgttggcTTGATTTTCGATATATTTCCCCTTAacaataaaaacattttctttatacTTGTATATTTCAAATTGAGATGGCCGGAAATTGTCGCTATCTTCAATTTTGGCAATATCGATTGGCTCAGGcaagctttttaaaaactcacTTGCCGTGCTGTCATCATTAATTTTGGAAACTATTTCATTTATCGCTTCTACTGCATTTTCCCCTGTTAATGCAGAGatgcaaaatatattttctactTTTAAGTTTTCCCTCAATTGGTTCATTACGTTCCTCACACTATCCTTCTTCTCTTTGCAtatgtcaattttgttcagGAGCACCACTTCCCTTTTGCCCTTAAAAATGGGGTCATATTGCACCAAAACgtcttttatatttctataagTTTCTAGTAGGACATCACAGCTGCTGTTAATGTCAAACatgtaaattaatattttgcaATGTTTCAGGTGCTCCAAATATTTGTACGAAATGTTTGATACTTTTTTGTCCAggttttttataattcccGGGAAGTCGATTACGGTGTAGTTTTTTGCGgcgtttttttcgcccccctcGCAAGTTGTGTCGTCCGTCGAATGGGTTTCTCCCTCCCAAGTGGGTTCCTCCTGCAGTGGGTATTCTTCCTCCATTgggttttcttcctcctcgcgGTTACCCTCCGAAGcggtttcttccccttcgtttTGGTCAGCAAGGTTATCCCCTTCGCTACTGCTCTGGTCAACTTCTCCACTGCGCTGATCGCGCCTAAATATCCCCAGGTTGGGAAACTTCGACGTGTAGCTATAGTTGGCAATTTTTACGTTCGCGTTGGTGATCCTGTTCAGCAGCGTGCTCTTCCCCACGTTGGGGTAGCCGATAATCCCAAAATcggtaaaaaatatttttttcaggaaaatttttttttccttggttttttccccaaattgGCAGACAAATGGTATTTTCAGGCTTTTAGTTCTGTAGGAGTAATTCCCCTTTCCacctttcccccccaaagcgACTAGCACTTTTTGGccatttaaatgaataaaattaacaaactTCTTCTCTTCGTCGTATATAATTGTATTCACAGGGATATTTATGCATTCGTCTTTTCCACTTTCCCCACTTTGATTATTGTTTAAtccttttcctccatttCCAGCATAGTAAAAAGATTTTAATTTAAGGCTAAGAAaattgtcaatttttttatccccaaTTAGGTAAACATTACCGCCTTTCCCCCCGCGGCCACCAGAAGcgtactttttatttttcttctgcgAAAATGTTGTAAAACAGCATATGCCATCTCCCCCATTTCCTCCCTTAATGTTAATTACACACCGGTCATGGAATTGGTTTTTCTTTATCTGCTTTTTCATGCACTGTAGCTTATTTGCTGCGCGACTTGATCGCTTCTCACCCTCCTTGCAGTTCAAGCGACTGTTGACAAAGAGGGTATTCTCCCTTCCACACTTGGAAGGAAAACTGTGCAGAGCAGCCCTCTTGTGGAATAGCATAAGGAGCAGAACGGTAAATCCAATATGCATATTCCGTTGGAGTGTCCTAATTTCATCCCTCTCGAATGAGGGAGGAGTGGAGACTTCTGCCGAGGATCCTCATACATGTGATGCTCGTGCGGTCGTTTCAtcgtggaggaagaagaaagcgGCGCGGCGatttgtataaatatgtatatatatttttttttttttcttttccaattTGGTGACAAAGAGGAGCCCCACTCGAAAGGGGTGTGCCTGGCCGAGTGGCCTACATAAAAGTGACCATCCCGCTGAagcgcacagggggggggggcacatacatacgtatatatgtgcgttttgttttgctttgctttatttttttcccgattGGGTCGCAGCGGCACAACTTATCAGAGAAACCCTTTCGGCAGAAAATCGGCGCATTCAAAATGAAGTTTTCTCATTTGGGtgttaaaagggggaataaCCCCCACGTGTTTTGGGCACCTCTTCACCAGTTAACATCACTCGCATAGCGTGGCCTCATTGGCCTCTTTCGAAGGGTGACAAATacatgggtaaaaaaaaattacaatttttatacattatagCAAACGCCGCGGaaggaatacaaaaaaataagcacaGCAACTGACCTCTGTGCAAATGTTTTTGGATAAAATGGGGGAGCCGGCTgggcaaaaaagaacacatttggggaaaacaaaatgtttgcaggaatgacaaaaatgtgtgcagcGCGTGTATGACCACACAGCTGTGCGctgattttttccttcacgaaaaatttgcaaaaaaaaaaaaaaaataaataaataaatggggGATAGTCGTGCAAacgagcaaaaaggaaacaaacaaatgggtGATCAAACAAATGGGTGATCAAACAAATGGATGGGTGGCCAAACAAATGGGTGAATAACCGAGCTGccacaccaccgccaacGTCAccacaccaccgccaacGTCAccacaccaccgccaacGTCAccacaccaccgccaacgtcgccacaccaccgccaacgtcgccacaccaccgccaacatcgccacaccaccgccaacATCGCCGCCACAACCCTGTTACTCCTGTTCCGCCGCCAGAAAGGCGAAAAACTTCTCAGCGTATCTTATCTTAAAGTTGGGGTACACACGCACGATGTTGTCTGCCTCGTCAAATATGTACTTCTTTACAATTCCTTTAAAAGCAGAAATGGTGGAGCTTCCCAAGTGCCCGCTCTGCGTGGCTTGCATTATGTGGCACCACAGTTCACTGTTGGTGGACAAATCACCTGCCTTGTCATGTaacgaaattaaaatgaaaacggttttcaggaaaaagaaaaggttaCAAtgttgctgtttttttttccctcccattAAGGGGGACTCCATTTCGataaacttaaaaatttgaaaattcaACAACTTCtctttaaacaaaaaagtaaacaatttgcttaaaaaaaggacCTGCTTTAAAtcgtaattattaatattcttcaagtaatttataaaaaccgTTTTTAAgctgaataaaaatattctactGTTAACACTGGAAATATTTCTTAACATTTTGGCATAGGCgactttatattttttttcatacaatAGGGTTTGAATAATTGTTTGGATGACATGGGggatgtttttcttcttttttaaaattaaagataAATTGTGCACACACTCATTTACGTCCAggctattttttataattaagaaaatttttttcggTAGGATTCCctgaattttatatttttttaaaagtttgcCAAAGTGGGATTCGTTAAAATCTTCTTCATCCCCCGccattaaataatttagcttaaatttgttcttcacaaatttggcttcttcacccGGAGAACTACTGCCCTCTGTCTTAGATTCGCCCCCGACTAGTGTCCCATTTGTGTAGGTAtccttcttttccatttcttctttttctctgccttttctccttttagcgcctttttttccccatgcgTGTTGGCACATTCggcacttttaaaaatttttaagaaggaaaaagataccattttccccttgaagttatatttattttcaaattcttttaagATGCTAAAGAGGAattcaaatttgtttaaaaagtgaaatttcattgtgccattttttaaatcatcgATATCTTTGATCAAAAATCGCAGTTTGCTCCTTTCGACGTAAATATGATTCCTCACGATGTAGCTGtcgatttgtttttttaaatactcCGTGATGTAGTTCAAGTGACTGCCATCTTCACTTTTCAGCTTCATTCCGCAAATCttcaaaatga carries:
- a CDS encoding hypothetical protein, conserved (encoded by transcript PVX_085870A): MMHERNLQNSVFTNFEELSKKHTFLNIFLRKNNSGKLFYNFGKSLAIYFLSKATLKEYYDLNFYLPYVQCKALDGTLEHITVVSKGEDGDYVTAQVSDLAQFKNTLFIMYNEYNHMLLNLQSEREECVLMNESTSIEEESRGKKNYLCPNIPGRANYMHYIADLTALPRLPGEGASEGANHGAHPSERASVLPLEQLDEWAPPTQQTNGEEKDALLRGSQIKVLDIGVGSNCIYPLLGNCIYNWSFVGVDVNLDSLKFCYLNILLNNKESSVVLKYQKDPRKIFNNVVNDKDFFFFTVCNPPFYSSLDEVNRNPFRNIRAHVNEVVYFDAEQVAPTELQKVDDEFGSAEEDKTVRSTRSEHIGADTDKSRLANCDDYLENNCSLGATYNSEEEHLGGMKEVDEGLQKGQMQSDIPGNCIGGEYGFVLNMIKESSSYFYNVVWFTTMVSKFKNVKLIKKEIIKSMRLYTMDNKKQVNFLDALTRNDMHFDEHLRLQKVQGCSFPVHIAQHRIFESYTGRITRWIVCWSYYGEEHIGRVKRLLHGRICAA
- a CDS encoding GTP-binding protein, putative (encoded by transcript PVX_085875A; Apicoplast targeted protein. Curated by Stuart Ralph, Walter and Eliza Hall Institute of Medical Research, Australia.); this translates as MHIGFTVLLLMLFHKRAALHSFPSKCGRENTLFVNSRLNCKEGEKRSSRAANKLQCMKKQIKKNQFHDRCVINIKGGNGGDGICCFTTFSQKKNKKYASGGRGGKGGNVYLIGDKKIDNFLSLKLKSFYYAGNGGKGLNNNQSGESGKDECINIPVNTIIYDEEKKFVNFIHLNGQKVLVALGGKGGKGNYSYRTKSLKIPFVCQFGEKTKEKKIFLKKIFFTDFGIIGYPNVGKSTLLNRITNANVKIANYSYTSKFPNLGIFRRDQRSGEVDQSSSEGDNLADQNEGEETASEGNREEEENPMEEEYPLQEEPTWEGETHSTDDTTCEGGEKNAAKNYTVIDFPGIIKNLDKKVSNISYKYLEHLKHCKILIYMFDINSSCDVLLETYRNIKDVLVQYDPIFKGKREVVLLNKIDICKEKKDSVRNVMNQLRENLKVENIFCISALTGENAVEAINEIVSKINDDSTASEFLKSLPEPIDIAKIEDSDNFRPSQFEIYKYKENVFIVKGKYIENQANIFNFSKSDTAKIFAKIVDHLNINVKLKNVGAREGDRIIISNYSYEFSLEGD